A single region of the Streptomyces sp. NBC_00425 genome encodes:
- a CDS encoding TetR/AcrR family transcriptional regulator encodes MGLREMKKVKVKQAIQRETLRLFTERGYRETTVEQIAAAAEISTTTFYRYYPSKEEVILSGIHERGQGEGLGEGLGGGLGGGRERSLHFVSELPAGVSVVEGLRAVLRGIQRSGALEGDRGALLARLRMINDTPELRALNAQRTQEGLRELAGLLAGPSGADPDGYEMRVLAAAVGGAVTETLRYWVERDGEPDIGDLFDRTLELMAPSLER; translated from the coding sequence GTGGGGCTTCGGGAGATGAAGAAAGTCAAGGTCAAGCAGGCGATCCAGCGAGAGACGCTGCGTCTGTTCACGGAGCGCGGGTACCGGGAGACGACGGTCGAGCAGATCGCCGCGGCGGCGGAGATCTCGACCACGACGTTCTACCGCTACTACCCGTCGAAGGAAGAGGTGATCCTCTCCGGGATCCATGAGCGGGGACAGGGCGAGGGGCTGGGCGAGGGGCTGGGCGGGGGGCTGGGCGGGGGCCGGGAGCGGTCCTTGCATTTCGTGTCGGAGCTGCCGGCGGGCGTGTCGGTGGTGGAGGGGCTGCGGGCGGTGCTGCGCGGCATCCAGCGCAGCGGCGCCCTCGAGGGGGACCGCGGGGCGCTGCTGGCCCGGCTGCGGATGATCAACGACACGCCCGAGCTGCGGGCGCTCAACGCGCAGCGCACGCAGGAGGGTCTGCGTGAGCTGGCCGGCCTGCTGGCCGGGCCGTCCGGCGCCGATCCGGACGGTTACGAGATGCGGGTGCTGGCGGCGGCCGTCGGCGGGGCGGTCACCGAGACGCTGCGTTACTGGGTGGAGCGTGACGGCGAGCCGGACATCGGCGATCTCTTCGACCGCACGCTGGAGTTGATGGCGCCCTCGCTGGAGCGGTGA
- a CDS encoding cytochrome P450 — translation MTQAQDLARLPFPRDPQDVNGIAPKFRALRSQSPVVRVGTSAGDEAWLVTRYGEVKQLLNDPRLGRSHAHPERAARVANAAVLTGPLGKPEDEVPTRTRFRRLLSPAFSARRVAHLKTGVEELVGQLFDGLEAGPNPGNFHEALSFPLPVLVICQLLGVPGEDREEFRRLSAGSTSLDDVDAAKAAWAELNDYMLRLVEVKRRDPAEDVFSDLVAAQEREGLEDAEIARMASGILFAGHETTVTRLDLGTLLLLTHPEQRAKLQADPQGHVQCAVEEILRMAAPSTQDVLPRYAHEDIQVGDLTIPEGDLVLLAFTATNRDPDIFSDPNSFDITRDSTQHLAFGHGPRFCLGSGLARLELQIVFSTLFERFPGLQLATGLDELQFRDNTLTGGLSALHVRW, via the coding sequence GTGACCCAGGCTCAAGACCTCGCCCGACTGCCCTTCCCGCGTGACCCGCAGGACGTCAACGGCATCGCACCGAAGTTCCGCGCGCTGCGCTCGCAGTCTCCGGTGGTGCGGGTCGGCACGTCCGCGGGGGACGAGGCGTGGCTGGTCACCCGCTACGGCGAGGTGAAGCAGCTGCTCAACGACCCGCGTCTGGGCCGCTCGCACGCGCATCCGGAGCGGGCCGCGCGGGTCGCCAACGCCGCCGTGCTGACCGGCCCGCTCGGCAAGCCCGAGGACGAGGTGCCCACCCGCACCCGCTTTCGGCGGCTGCTCTCGCCGGCGTTCTCCGCCCGCCGTGTCGCGCATCTGAAGACCGGTGTCGAGGAGCTCGTGGGGCAGCTGTTCGACGGGCTCGAGGCGGGCCCGAACCCGGGCAACTTCCATGAGGCGCTGTCGTTCCCGCTGCCGGTCCTGGTGATCTGCCAGCTGCTCGGGGTGCCCGGCGAGGACCGCGAGGAGTTCCGCAGGCTGTCGGCGGGCTCGACCAGCCTGGACGACGTGGACGCGGCGAAGGCGGCCTGGGCGGAGCTGAACGACTACATGCTTCGCCTGGTCGAGGTGAAGCGGCGCGACCCCGCGGAGGACGTCTTCTCCGACCTCGTCGCGGCGCAGGAGCGGGAGGGCCTGGAGGACGCGGAGATCGCGCGGATGGCCTCCGGCATTCTCTTCGCGGGCCACGAGACGACCGTGACCCGGCTCGACCTGGGCACGCTGCTGCTGCTCACCCACCCCGAGCAGCGGGCCAAGCTGCAGGCCGACCCGCAGGGGCACGTCCAGTGCGCGGTCGAGGAGATCCTGCGGATGGCCGCCCCGTCCACCCAGGACGTGCTGCCGCGGTACGCGCACGAGGACATCCAGGTGGGCGACCTGACCATTCCCGAGGGCGATCTGGTGCTGCTGGCGTTCACGGCGACCAACCGCGACCCGGACATCTTCTCCGACCCGAACTCCTTCGACATCACCCGCGACAGCACCCAGCACCTCGCCTTCGGGCACGGTCCGCGGTTCTGCCTCGGCTCGGGGCTGGCCCGTCTGGAGCTGCAGATCGTGTTCTCCACGCTGTTCGAGCGCTTCCCCGGCCTGCAGCTCGCCACCGGCCTGGACGAGCTGCAGTTCCGGGACAACACACTGACCGGCGGCCTGTCGGCGCTGCACGTGCGCTGGTGA
- a CDS encoding DHA2 family efflux MFS transporter permease subunit — MRKLRGNPWAVLVTMGLGFFMTLLDLTIVNIAIPDMMDRLGSSLDQALWVVSAYALVLAVTLITFGRLGDLRGPRTLFIAGVTLFTLASIACGLAGTPGLLIATRAVQGLGAAMMVPQTMVLIMAVFPAERRGTAMGVWGSIAGVATLSGPTLGGFLVSTVGWRWIFFINVPIGVAVVVLTLLLVPDIRPARAHRFDLPGVLVATAALFCLAFGLQEGERYHWNAGIVALIAGGLALVAVFVLHQRRRQNDEPLVPFALFRDRNFTVMTTIVALISMALLGLVLPMNIYLQSVLGMSAVQAGLTLAPSPILSMTTAPFAGRLSDRIGGKNVLLFGLVIYGTGICLVLLLAGADSSWYTFTLPMAVVGLGTGCLLAPMSSEAMRNVPPQLAGAASGLNNTIRQIGSVLGASVVGAVLQSRLTANLHSQAQARAAELPPASRDGFVGAFSHGDTPDAGALQALAADLPAQSADRLGKLAGEVYDQGFVATMHASLVLPLSAVAVAAVLCTLAHNHLSRKTAAAPAPVTTEPEPSR, encoded by the coding sequence GTGAGGAAACTGCGCGGGAATCCGTGGGCAGTCCTGGTGACCATGGGGCTCGGGTTCTTCATGACCCTGCTCGACCTGACCATCGTGAACATCGCGATCCCCGACATGATGGACCGGCTCGGCTCGTCCCTCGACCAGGCCCTGTGGGTCGTCAGCGCGTACGCCCTCGTGCTCGCCGTCACCCTGATCACCTTCGGCCGGCTCGGCGACCTGCGCGGACCGCGGACCCTGTTCATCGCGGGCGTCACGCTCTTCACGCTGGCCAGCATCGCCTGCGGCCTCGCGGGCACCCCCGGCCTGCTCATCGCCACCCGCGCGGTGCAGGGACTCGGCGCGGCCATGATGGTGCCGCAGACCATGGTGCTGATCATGGCGGTGTTCCCGGCCGAACGGCGCGGCACCGCCATGGGCGTGTGGGGCTCGATCGCCGGCGTCGCGACCCTGTCCGGCCCGACCCTGGGCGGATTCCTGGTCAGCACGGTCGGCTGGCGCTGGATCTTCTTCATCAACGTGCCGATCGGCGTCGCCGTCGTCGTGCTGACCCTCCTGCTGGTGCCCGACATCAGGCCCGCCCGCGCCCACCGGTTCGACCTTCCCGGCGTCCTCGTCGCCACCGCCGCACTGTTCTGCCTCGCCTTCGGCCTCCAGGAGGGCGAGCGCTACCACTGGAACGCGGGCATCGTCGCCCTCATCGCCGGCGGCCTGGCCCTCGTCGCGGTGTTCGTCCTGCACCAGCGGCGCCGGCAGAACGACGAGCCGCTGGTGCCGTTCGCGCTGTTCCGCGACCGCAACTTCACCGTGATGACCACGATCGTCGCCCTGATCTCCATGGCCCTGCTCGGCCTGGTGCTGCCGATGAACATCTATCTGCAGTCCGTGCTCGGCATGAGCGCCGTCCAGGCCGGCCTCACCCTCGCGCCGTCCCCGATCCTGTCGATGACCACCGCGCCCTTCGCGGGCCGGCTCTCGGACCGCATCGGCGGCAAGAACGTCCTGCTCTTCGGCCTCGTCATCTACGGCACGGGCATCTGCCTCGTACTGCTGCTCGCCGGCGCCGACAGCTCCTGGTACACCTTCACCCTGCCGATGGCCGTGGTCGGCCTGGGCACCGGCTGCCTGCTCGCGCCGATGTCGAGCGAGGCGATGCGCAACGTGCCGCCGCAGCTGGCCGGCGCGGCCTCGGGCCTCAACAACACGATCCGGCAGATCGGTTCGGTCCTCGGCGCCTCCGTCGTGGGCGCCGTGCTGCAGAGCCGGCTCACCGCGAACCTGCACTCCCAGGCGCAGGCCCGCGCCGCCGAACTGCCCCCGGCCTCCCGCGACGGCTTCGTCGGCGCCTTCTCGCACGGCGACACCCCCGACGCCGGCGCACTCCAGGCGCTCGCCGCCGACCTGCCCGCGCAGAGCGCGGACCGCCTCGGCAAGCTGGCCGGCGAGGTCTACGACCAGGGATTCGTGGCCACCATGCACGCCTCGCTCGTCCTGCCGCTCAGCGCCGTCGCCGTCGCCGCGGTGCTGTGCACGCTCGCCCACAACCATCTGAGCCGCAAGACGGCCGCCGCCCCGGCGCCCGTCACGACGGAGCCGGAGCCCAGCCGCTGA